One genomic region from Kamptonema formosum PCC 6407 encodes:
- a CDS encoding ATP-binding protein, whose translation MDKNIYSFLTEGSSEKVLFAEEVNSDEELFFADEVAEVTPTESWKILIVDDEAQVHTATDIALRKFVFENKSLKFISAYSAKEAKQLIHEYPDVAIILLDVIMETDDAGLEFVKYVREVLGNHLVRIILRTGQPGQVPEKSIIINYDINDYKTKTELTTSKLYTTVLTALRSFSLGQKLQSEIERREQVEQALRISEEKEHQKALTLEHFVKELQETQLQLVQSEKMSSLGQLVAGVAHEINNPVNFIYGNLSYANDYIKELIYLLNLYQRYYPQPEAEILKEIEDAELPFIIEDLPKLLSSMQLGIERIRNIVKSLRNFSRLDETEIKSVDIHEGINSTLMILQHRLKAKPDRPAINVIKDYGVLPLVTCYAGQLNQVFMNLLANAIDALEERGSGEEGAVFNPQILIRTEVVAGSSHENTSFDSGIRVTIADNGIGMNEKVRSKLFTPFFTTKPIGKGTGMGLSISRKILLEKHCGQLQCFSTPEQGTQFIIEMPTICIPSNLAVAIAN comes from the coding sequence ATGGACAAAAATATTTATAGCTTTTTAACTGAAGGTTCTTCTGAAAAAGTGCTTTTTGCTGAAGAAGTTAACTCAGATGAAGAGTTATTTTTTGCCGATGAAGTAGCTGAAGTTACCCCGACTGAAAGCTGGAAAATTTTGATTGTAGATGATGAGGCTCAAGTTCACACAGCTACCGATATTGCCTTAAGAAAGTTTGTTTTTGAAAATAAATCTTTAAAGTTTATTAGCGCTTATTCCGCGAAGGAAGCGAAACAGTTAATCCACGAATATCCTGATGTTGCCATCATTCTGCTTGACGTAATTATGGAAACAGATGATGCTGGCTTAGAGTTTGTTAAATATGTTCGAGAAGTGTTAGGCAATCATTTGGTGCGAATTATTTTACGCACAGGTCAACCCGGACAAGTTCCCGAAAAAAGCATTATTATCAATTATGATATTAATGACTATAAAACTAAAACTGAGTTAACGACATCAAAGCTATATACTACAGTGCTAACAGCTTTGAGAAGTTTTTCTCTAGGTCAGAAATTGCAGTCGGAAATAGAGCGGCGCGAACAAGTAGAGCAAGCACTTCGTATCAGTGAAGAAAAAGAACACCAAAAAGCTCTCACCTTAGAGCATTTTGTCAAAGAACTGCAAGAAACACAACTCCAGCTAGTTCAAAGTGAAAAAATGTCTAGTCTCGGTCAATTAGTTGCAGGTGTCGCTCATGAAATTAACAATCCAGTTAACTTTATTTACGGCAATCTCTCCTATGCCAATGACTATATCAAAGAACTCATCTATCTGTTGAATCTCTATCAGCGGTATTACCCGCAACCAGAAGCAGAAATTCTCAAGGAAATAGAAGACGCAGAGTTGCCATTTATCATAGAAGATTTACCAAAACTGCTCTCTTCCATGCAGTTAGGGATCGAACGCATTCGCAATATTGTAAAATCTCTACGAAATTTTTCGCGATTGGATGAAACGGAAATCAAATCAGTGGATATCCACGAAGGGATTAATAGCACTTTGATGATTTTACAGCACCGACTCAAGGCTAAGCCAGATCGTCCTGCTATTAATGTAATTAAAGACTATGGTGTATTACCGCTTGTGACCTGTTATGCGGGTCAGCTCAATCAGGTGTTTATGAACCTTTTAGCTAATGCTATAGATGCTTTAGAAGAGCGAGGAAGTGGAGAAGAGGGTGCAGTTTTTAACCCCCAAATTTTGATTCGTACCGAAGTTGTAGCGGGTAGTTCCCATGAAAATACTAGCTTTGATTCAGGTATTCGGGTAACAATTGCTGATAATGGTATTGGCATGAATGAGAAAGTTCGCTCTAAACTTTTTACTCCATTTTTTACTACTAAGCCAATTGGAAAAGGTACAGGTATGGGATTGTCAATCAGCCGAAAAATCCTACTAGAAAAACACTGCGGTCAATTGCAGTGTTTTTCTACGCCAGAGCAGGGAACGCAGTTTATTATTGAGATGCCGACTATCTGTATACCAAGTAATCTCGCGGTAGCTA